The Desulfovibrio sp. G11 region GGAACCCATACGTCGTCAGCAGTTGGAAATCAGTCGTGCCCTCGAAATGTCTGGAGCCATGGCCCGGATACAAGAGATAGCCAGTGCTAATCAACATTGGCAGGAGTTGATACAACAGACCGCAACAAGCCGGATTGCCGAGAGCCTTGCTGCTGCACACCAGTCATGGCTTGAGCTGAAGTAGTCGCGATTTGATCTGACAGTTGTCCCTTGAAAAGCGAGGGGAACTCCGTTTTGATGGAAGTGTAAACGTACCATCAACCGGGCACAGCGCCCACGGAGTTTCCCCATGGAAAGTTTCAATCAAAACGTCATCAAACACAAGACCGGACTTCTCAACCTTGCCGCCGAACTCGGCAATGTCTCCAGAGCCTGCCGCATCATGGGCTTTTCCAGAGATACCTTCTACCGGTATCAAACAGCACGAGACGCCGGAGGCGTTGAAGCGCTGTTTGAGGTCAGCCGCAAAAAGCCCAACCTGAAAAATCGCGTGGAAGAGGCCACGGAACTGGCGGTGTTGGATTTTGCGATAGCCTTCCCTGCTCATGGGCAAGTGCGGGCCAGCAACGAACTGCGCAAAACCGGCGTATTTGTGTCGCCGTCAGGGGTGCGTTCCATCTGGTTGCGCCATGACCTGGCCTCAATGAAGCAGCGCCTGAACGCCCTGGAGAAGAAGTCCGCTGAAGAGGGCATTGTGCTCACCGAAGCCCAGGTACAAGCTCTGGAGCGTAAAAAACACGACGATGAGGCTTGCGGCGAAATAGAAAGCCATCATCCCGGATATCTCGGCAGTCAGGACACATTTTACGTCGGCACCATCAAGGGCGTCGGCCGTATTTATCAGCAAACCTTTGTGGATACCTACTCTAAGTGGGCGGCTGCCAAGCTCTACACTACCAAAACACCCATCACCGGAGCCGACCTGCTCAATGACCGGGTTTTGCCATTCTTCACTTCAATGGAAATGGGCATTATCCGCATGCTGACGGACAGGGGCACAGAGTACTGCGGCAGACTGGAAACGCATGACTACCAGCTTTATCTGGGCATAAACAACATAGAACACACCAAGGCCAAGGCGCGGCATCCGCAGACAAACGGCATCTGCGAACGTTTCCACAAGACCATCCTGCACGAGTTTTACCAGGTTGCCTTCCGGCGGAAACTGTATAACTCTCTGGAGGAACTGCAGGCCGATCTGGATGTCTGGATGGAACATTACAACATCGAAAGGACACATCAAGGGAAAAAGTGTTGCGGCAGAACGCCATTGCAAACACTCCTTGACGGAAAACAGATCTGGAAGGAAAAGGTCGGACAACTCAACTAACCTGACAATCGGAACCATCAAAACGGAACCGACTGTCAGATCAAGTCTGATGGGATAGACCCGCCCCCAAGGAGCCTGATAGGCTCTCCGGTATCTTAAGTACCAAAGCGCATAGGTATGTGCTTAAATTTGGAGGCG contains the following coding sequences:
- a CDS encoding IS481 family transposase; this translates as MESFNQNVIKHKTGLLNLAAELGNVSRACRIMGFSRDTFYRYQTARDAGGVEALFEVSRKKPNLKNRVEEATELAVLDFAIAFPAHGQVRASNELRKTGVFVSPSGVRSIWLRHDLASMKQRLNALEKKSAEEGIVLTEAQVQALERKKHDDEACGEIESHHPGYLGSQDTFYVGTIKGVGRIYQQTFVDTYSKWAAAKLYTTKTPITGADLLNDRVLPFFTSMEMGIIRMLTDRGTEYCGRLETHDYQLYLGINNIEHTKAKARHPQTNGICERFHKTILHEFYQVAFRRKLYNSLEELQADLDVWMEHYNIERTHQGKKCCGRTPLQTLLDGKQIWKEKVGQLN